The Argopecten irradians isolate NY chromosome 6, Ai_NY, whole genome shotgun sequence genome has a window encoding:
- the LOC138325655 gene encoding O(6)-methylguanine-induced apoptosis 2-like → MAAADSIRVVDDDYVKRIHSRNPSGHLHKGHGIVAATASIPSKYQTIVTDNADKRGFLSKAKRFKYDAFITDAPGPGGYVGHSKMDNESVSYSKKGTGSFASKSKKGLKYQLTSAPGPGIYGLPSMLRTQRDYNQATCTSAFHKPIAQPSNKTEARPAPNQYDILKVKYGKANNVTANAGFKSQSKREVIKVDDLARNPAPGHYEVKDDLLHDSAKIPLSSFKSKSKRQMHADPAPVPGPGAYRPGEPVDPAKKQLFPRKHYLCISAPAMPLPSTPPLPGPGSYEVVDYEGPPKHYMSSAAFVSTCSRWTGAAQAMEQPGPAHYRPVGTGKQSFIYNAAGKWI, encoded by the exons ATGGCTGCCGCTGACAGCATCCGCGTGGTTGATGATGATTACGTGAAGAGAATACACAGTAGAAATCCGTCAGGACATTTACATAAGG gACATGGAATTGTAGCAGCCACAGCATCAATCCCTAGTAAATACCAGACTATTGTTACTGACAATGCTGATAAGCGTGGATTCCTTTCCAAAGCCAAAAGATTCAAATATGATGCATTTATT ACAGATGCACCAGGTCCAGGAGGATATGTTGGACATTCCAAAATGGACAATGAATCTGTTTCTTATTCTAAAAAAGGAACTGGAAGTTTTGCTTCAAAG TCTAAAAAAGGTCTGAAATATCAATTAACTAGTGCGCCAGGTCCAGGTATCTATGGCCTGCCAAGTATGTTACGTACTCAGCGAGATTACAATCAGGCTACGTGTACCAGTGCCTTCCACAAACCAATAGCTCAGCCGTCAAATAAAACAGAGGCACGACCTGCCCCTAATCAATATGAT ATATTAAAAGTTAAATATGGAAAGGCAAATAATGTAACAGCCAATGCAGGATTTAAATCTCAGTCTAAACGAGAAGTGATAAAGGTGGATGACTTGGCGAGGAACCCCGCCCCTG GTCATTATGAGGTTAAAGATGATCTTCTCCATGACAGTGCTAAAATTCCTCTCTCTAGTTTTAAATCCAAGTCCAAACGACAGATGCATGCAGACCCAGCTCCG GTGCCTGGTCCTGGGGCCTATAGACCTGGAGAACCTGTAGATCCAGCAAAGAAACAGTTATTCCC ccGAAAGCATTACTTGTGTATATCTGCGCCAGCGATGCCCCTGCCTTCCACTCCACCCCTGCCTGGCCCTGGTAGTTATGAGGTGGTGGATTATGAAGGGCCACCAAAACATTATATGTCAAGTGCTGCATTCGTATCTACGTGTAGTAGGTGGACGGGAGCTGCCCAGGCCATGGAACAACCCGGTCCAG CCCACTATCGACCTGTTGGTACCGGAAAACAGTCTTTCATCTACAATGCTGCAGGGAAATGGATATAG
- the LOC138325656 gene encoding ribonucleoside-diphosphate reductase small chain-like encodes MLSANSPRTTQMSTTALMNKMNLNDENKAPDGLKPKVLGDSQKQNIMTKPVSEPIKPVIKPTQRRRVMKEEPLLKDNPRRFVVFPIEYHDIWKMYKKAEASFWTAEEVDLSKDMNHWENLKDDEKHFISHVLAFFAASDGIVNENLVERFSKEVQATEARCFYGFQIAMENIHSEMYSLLIDTYIKDPVQRDYLFNAIETMPCVKKKADWALRWIGDQDSDYGERVVAFAAVEGIFFSGSFAAIFWLKKRGIMPGLTFSNELISRDEGLHCDFACLMFNHLANKPSQERVREIIADAVTIEQEFLTDALPVNLIGMNCVLMRQYIEFVADRLLVELKCEKLYNVENPFDFMEQISLEGKTNFFEKRVGEYQKMGVMSGGSSGSHSFSLEEDF; translated from the exons ATGTTGTCTGCAAATTCTCCTAGAACTACCCAAATGTCAACTACTGCTCTTATGAACAAAATGAATCTGAACGACGAAAATAAG GCACCAGATGGTCTCAAGCCAAAAGTTTTGGGAGACAGTCAAAAACAG AACATCATGACAAAGCCAGTAAGCGAG CCAATCAAACCAGTAATTAAACCAACACAAAGGAGGAGGGTTATGAAAGAAGAACCACTCCTAAAAGACAACCCTCGTCGATTTGTGGTGTTCCCCATCGAGTACCATGACATCTGGAAGATGTACAAAAAGGCAGAAGCTTCCTTCTGGACTGCAGAGGAGGTCGATTTGTCAAAAGATATGAACCACTGGGAAAATCTGAAGGACGACGAGAAACATTTCATCTCGCATGTACTTGCTTTCTTTGCTGCAAGTGATGGAATTGTCAATGAGAACTTG GTTGAAAGATTCAGCAAAGAAGTCCAAGCAACAGAAGCTAGATGTTTCTATGGATTCCAAATCGCTATGGAAAATATTCATTCTGAAATGTACAGTTTGCTTATCGACACCTATATCAAGGATCCTGTTCAGAG GGATTACCTATTCAATGCCATTGAAACAATGCCATGCGTTAAAAAGAAGGCTGACTGGGCTCTGCGATGGATTGGCGACCAGGACTCCGACTATGGTGAGAGGGTTGTAGCCTTTGCAGCTGTAGAAGGAATCTTCTTTTCTGGTAGTTTTGCTGCCATCTTTTGGCTCAAGAAGAGAGGAATCATGCCTGGACTTACATTCAGCAACGAGCTTATCAGCAGGGATGAG GGTCTACACTGTGACTTTGCCTGTCTGATGTTCAACCACTTGGCAAATAAACCGTCACAAGAACGAGTGCGGGAAATCATTGCCGATGCCGTCACCATTGAACAGGAGTTCCTTACAGACGCCCTCCCAGTCAACTTGATCGGCATGAACTGTGTGCTGATGAGGCAATACATCGAGTTTGTGGCCGACCGCTTACTGGTAGAGTTGAAGTGTGAAAAG cTGTACAATGTCGAAAACCCATTTGACTTCATGGAGCAGATCTCATTGGAAGGAAAGACAAATTTCTTTGAGAAGCGTGTAGGAGAGTATCAGAAGATGGGAGTTATGAGCGGTGGATCTTCAGGAAGCCATTCATTCTCATTGGAAGAAGACTTCTAA